The following proteins are encoded in a genomic region of Streptomyces gobiensis:
- a CDS encoding molybdopterin-dependent oxidoreductase yields the protein MIWGSGIRGAPGFDMAVRFRYDELRALPSVTRTVFLECTGNGRSFYTTQQGDTSPAPLGGSAASASRGGARWRGVPRGAAR from the coding sequence ATGATCTGGGGCTCGGGCATCAGGGGTGCGCCCGGTTTCGACATGGCTGTCCGATTCCGATACGACGAACTGCGGGCCCTGCCCTCGGTCACCCGTACCGTGTTTCTGGAGTGCACGGGTAACGGCCGTAGCTTCTACACCACCCAGCAGGGAGACACGTCTCCGGCACCCCTTGGCGGCTCGGCGGCATCAGCGTCGCGCGGTGGCGCGCGGTGGCGCGGGGTGCCGCGGGGTGCCGCTCGCTGA
- a CDS encoding molybdopterin-dependent oxidoreductase: MDYGRVRRPLPVSKALDDVPLAYEMNSKPLPYDHGFPVRVVVPSWVGIASIKWVSHIEVSAEPLNSP, translated from the coding sequence GTGGACTACGGCCGGGTCCGGCGGCCGCTGCCGGTCAGCAAGGCGCTCGACGATGTACCGCTCGCATATGAGATGAACAGCAAACCGCTCCCTTACGACCACGGCTTTCCGGTGCGGGTGGTTGTGCCTTCCTGGGTGGGGATCGCCTCAATCAAGTGGGTCAGCCATATCGAGGTGTCCGCCGAGCCGCTGAACTCCCCGTGA
- a CDS encoding putative quinol monooxygenase produces the protein MIFITAKFNIRPEHADRWPEIAADFTAASRGEPGCLWFDWSRNIADPTEYVLVEAFRDDEAGAAHVQSEHFKTAQKTLPPYLARTPRIVNMSIPQDDWSLLGEFTVPGQE, from the coding sequence ATGATCTTCATCACCGCCAAGTTCAACATCCGCCCCGAGCACGCTGACCGGTGGCCGGAGATCGCCGCCGACTTCACCGCCGCCTCGCGCGGTGAGCCGGGCTGCCTGTGGTTCGACTGGTCCCGGAACATCGCGGACCCGACGGAGTACGTCCTGGTCGAGGCATTCCGCGACGACGAGGCCGGGGCAGCACACGTGCAGTCCGAGCACTTCAAGACCGCGCAGAAGACCCTGCCGCCCTACCTGGCCCGGACGCCCCGGATCGTGAACATGTCGATCCCGCAGGATGACTGGTCCCTCCTGGGCGAGTTCACTGTGCCGGGGCAGGAGTAA
- a CDS encoding RHS repeat-associated core domain-containing protein produces MSGLSLALLAGTIGAAPPEHDGKDRPGVQDLGDPANGKKSKTKPRGPDPAKKAAVKTLAKVSWPTAGSATLRVGGNFGSRNVPKSQFAPGGVQEAATVGKLPVRVVAADGVKKPKKSKKSDGAAAPSKVRVSSLGRQRAEKLASAALLRVQRADSIERSGKVKLSVNYGKFAEAYGGDYGSRLRLVEFPACATRATPGSKDCPELPKPLASVNDTTAKTLTAEVNAAPARSGVSTQTSTETTLVGVTAGDSSAQGDYKATKLSPSASWNVADSSGGFSWNYPLRTVPTPGGQTPSLGLSYSSQSVDGRTSATNNQGSWIGEGFSSEPGYIERRYKACSDDGHEDSAEQCWAFDNATIMLDGASGELIKDDDTGEWHLAGENGAKIKKLTGATNGDDNGEHWRVTTTDGTEYYFGLNRRPGWASGDEQTNSTWTAPVFGDDSGEPCYNSTFADAWCQQAWRWNLDYVKDPHGNVMSYLYGKETNHYALNGKTDVNGTPYIRGGYLKRIDYGQRDGKVFTSKASARVVFNTAERCLPTADFDCAPEKFSEDNASHWPDTPVDRYCKAGTKCDASQVTATFWTRKRLTGVTTQMRTGTSSYADVDAWTFTHLFTDNGDDSKTLWLSKIDHEGKVGGSAKLPSLELQGIQLINRVDKDGDNIAPFHRFRLAAVLTETGAQLDVNYAATECTADALPKPGESTKRCYPVQWVPPGSIDPITDWFHKYVVAEIIETDRTGGGEDLVTRYDYQGGAGWRHGEPDGITDEEFLTWDQWQGYGKVSVTSGNGQTMSTRVDYTYLQGMDGDKDPVGGTRSATVTDSTGVTYTDHKEYTGFEVEAATYDGSEISSKVITEPWKRDTATQTKPWKTTKATIVKPKTTRGYTKLADGTWRKTKSTSYYDTSNDTGRPVKVEDLGDLSTTKDDKCTRLWYVENTAKNMMELPSRSEAVSVDCATTPDRTTQVIADERTAYDGGAFGDAPTKGDPTKTERLKSHDGTTGTYQVTGTTSYDAFGRPTSQKDPVGATTTTEYTDANGLISQTKVTNALGHVVTTDYAPAWGQSAGQTDPNGKRTDLAYDPLGRLTSVWMPDRAKSQTPSIKYSYTVRRDLPVAVKIEKLEISGSYGAEYQLYDGLLRPRQKQTEGPGGTRMVADTFYDGTGKIRKTNTDYNATGAPSDQLLIVANGEVGAQHLYQYDGLGRPTAEIFAVAGVEQWRTTIEHDGDRTHVDPPKGGVPTTTITDATGQVTELRHYHGDAPTPDGPTGPGTGYDATKYRYTPGGELAKVTDAQDNVWEFEYDVMGRKVKSVDPDTGTTTTAYDAADQPVSTTDARGKKTSQVYDDLGRVTSTWEGEPSTGIKLTETRYDRSGWLGEAWASLRYVNGGSEYYATVHQSMDNFYRPLKTAYSVPSSEGALAGTYTFTTSYNRDGTVQGTGMPAAGNLPAEGIVFGYDELQRPTSMSGDTSYVTDTVYSNTSLLQQLELSTGSGEKQWQTFRYEKGTERLTRSTVDQSSATDPLKDSHYSYDQAGNVLSIADAAGGSPDVQCFAYDTRKRLSEAWTPLANAETAAGSGSVGGQLGGSTPSACDAAPGAQALGGPAPYWKSYTVDALGNRTKEVVHDTGLESAKDITRTYTYGEGDAGPHAVTTVVENTPTGDRQSTYNYDASGSTTERVLGGDTQTLEWNAEGKLNKTTEADGKETTYVYDAGGNRVVRRDETATTVYLPGMELNLVKGSSAVEATRYYTYAGDTIAIRTDDGKVSFLASDNQDTAQLATDATTGATSQRRFDPYGLDRGEATGVWPGEKGFVGGTIDTQTGLTHIGAREYDPDLGRFISVDPIIHYDSPQQISGYAYANNSPVTLSDPTGLDAQCQGPNTMLLAKCSSGGAMGNSFGGTVGGGTAPPQKQAVTESEKELAGAQKKLATTKKQVKKAAQKIVQIAMDIMGIPAAMDCISSGDLASCGETALNVAGTFVGGLAGKILAKYGVPWKWADGAKLVKRVWGLLGDLVGGARDMWKQSKAVNKAKNKLAAAKEQVRKVTGKANCPTKHSFLPGTTVLLADGTSKPIEDVELGDEVTVTDPETGETTTREIVGTIVTEDDKDFVDLTVATDEGSAALISTTTHPFWVESEDEWVDAGHLRSGMLLRTDEGETVEVQGLRYFEKRQRTHDLTVSGIHTYYVLAGDTPVLVHNSNCAPASKYDDITKPKARMKNVRTDVGPTEFAKNLEVNGWARVERGPNIEYQKDGARYFLRGKAKTVEGWTADYYRPGSKKPDIKIRLGED; encoded by the coding sequence GTGTCCGGTCTGAGCCTCGCCTTGCTGGCCGGAACGATAGGAGCCGCCCCGCCTGAGCATGACGGCAAGGACCGGCCAGGCGTCCAAGACCTTGGCGATCCGGCTAACGGTAAGAAAAGCAAGACCAAACCACGGGGACCGGACCCGGCGAAGAAGGCCGCGGTCAAGACACTGGCCAAGGTGTCTTGGCCCACAGCCGGCAGCGCCACCCTAAGGGTGGGTGGCAATTTCGGCAGCCGCAACGTGCCGAAGAGTCAGTTCGCGCCGGGCGGCGTGCAGGAAGCGGCCACGGTCGGCAAGCTCCCGGTGAGGGTTGTCGCTGCGGACGGGGTGAAGAAGCCCAAGAAGTCCAAGAAGAGCGATGGGGCCGCCGCGCCAAGCAAGGTTCGTGTCTCCTCGCTGGGCCGCCAGCGTGCCGAGAAGCTGGCCAGCGCCGCACTGCTGCGCGTGCAGCGAGCCGACAGCATCGAGCGCTCGGGCAAGGTCAAGCTCTCGGTGAACTACGGTAAGTTCGCCGAGGCCTACGGCGGTGACTACGGTTCCCGGCTGCGGCTTGTCGAGTTTCCGGCCTGTGCCACCCGCGCCACCCCGGGCAGCAAGGACTGCCCTGAGCTCCCCAAGCCGCTGGCCTCGGTGAACGACACCACGGCCAAGACACTCACCGCAGAGGTCAATGCCGCCCCGGCTCGGTCCGGCGTGTCGACGCAGACAAGCACGGAAACAACTCTGGTCGGTGTCACAGCGGGCGACTCTTCCGCGCAGGGCGACTACAAAGCCACCAAGCTCTCCCCATCCGCGAGCTGGAACGTCGCCGATTCCTCGGGTGGCTTCTCCTGGAACTATCCGCTCCGGACCGTTCCCACGCCCGGCGGCCAGACGCCCTCCCTCGGACTGAGCTACTCCTCACAGTCGGTGGACGGTCGTACCTCGGCCACCAACAATCAGGGATCCTGGATCGGTGAGGGTTTCTCCTCCGAACCCGGCTACATCGAGCGGCGCTACAAGGCCTGTTCGGACGACGGGCACGAGGATTCCGCCGAGCAGTGCTGGGCGTTCGACAACGCCACCATCATGCTTGACGGCGCCTCGGGCGAGCTGATCAAGGACGATGACACCGGCGAGTGGCATCTGGCTGGCGAGAATGGCGCCAAGATCAAGAAACTCACCGGCGCCACCAACGGCGACGACAACGGTGAGCACTGGCGGGTCACTACGACCGACGGCACCGAGTATTACTTCGGTTTGAACCGCCGTCCCGGCTGGGCCAGCGGGGACGAGCAGACGAACTCGACTTGGACCGCACCGGTCTTCGGTGACGACTCCGGCGAGCCGTGCTACAACTCCACGTTCGCCGACGCCTGGTGCCAGCAGGCGTGGCGGTGGAACCTGGACTACGTCAAGGACCCCCACGGCAACGTGATGTCCTACCTGTACGGCAAGGAGACCAACCACTACGCCCTGAACGGGAAGACCGACGTCAACGGCACCCCGTACATCCGCGGCGGCTACCTCAAGCGCATCGACTACGGACAGCGTGACGGCAAGGTCTTCACCTCCAAGGCGTCGGCCCGGGTCGTCTTCAACACCGCCGAGCGGTGTCTGCCGACAGCCGACTTCGACTGCGCCCCGGAGAAGTTCAGCGAGGACAACGCCAGCCACTGGCCGGACACCCCGGTGGACCGCTATTGCAAGGCAGGTACGAAGTGCGATGCCAGCCAGGTAACGGCCACCTTCTGGACTCGTAAGCGGCTGACCGGTGTTACCACGCAGATGCGCACCGGAACCTCGTCCTACGCGGATGTGGACGCTTGGACCTTCACCCATCTGTTCACCGACAACGGTGATGACTCCAAGACCCTGTGGCTGTCCAAGATCGACCACGAGGGCAAGGTGGGCGGCAGCGCCAAGCTGCCATCGCTGGAGCTGCAGGGCATCCAGCTCATCAACCGGGTCGACAAGGACGGCGACAACATCGCCCCCTTCCACCGCTTCCGGCTCGCCGCGGTGCTAACCGAGACTGGTGCCCAGCTCGACGTCAACTACGCCGCGACCGAGTGTACGGCCGACGCGCTCCCCAAGCCGGGTGAGTCGACCAAGCGCTGCTACCCGGTCCAGTGGGTCCCGCCCGGCAGCATCGACCCGATCACCGACTGGTTCCACAAGTACGTCGTCGCCGAAATCATCGAGACCGACCGCACCGGTGGCGGCGAGGACCTGGTCACCCGATACGACTACCAGGGCGGCGCGGGCTGGCGGCACGGTGAGCCGGACGGCATCACCGACGAGGAGTTCCTGACCTGGGACCAGTGGCAGGGATACGGCAAGGTCTCCGTCACCAGCGGCAACGGCCAGACCATGTCAACCCGGGTCGACTACACCTACCTACAGGGCATGGACGGTGACAAGGACCCCGTGGGTGGCACTCGCTCGGCGACGGTCACCGACTCCACCGGCGTCACGTACACCGACCACAAGGAGTACACCGGCTTCGAGGTGGAAGCTGCCACCTACGACGGCTCCGAGATCTCTTCCAAGGTGATCACCGAGCCATGGAAGCGCGACACAGCCACTCAGACCAAGCCGTGGAAGACGACCAAGGCAACCATCGTCAAGCCGAAGACCACCCGCGGTTACACCAAGCTGGCGGACGGCACCTGGCGGAAGACAAAGTCCACCTCGTACTACGACACGTCCAACGACACCGGACGACCCGTCAAAGTAGAGGACTTGGGTGACCTGTCCACCACCAAGGACGACAAATGCACTCGGCTGTGGTACGTGGAGAACACGGCCAAGAACATGATGGAACTGCCGTCCCGCAGCGAGGCCGTGTCAGTGGATTGTGCCACCACGCCGGACCGCACCACTCAGGTGATCGCGGACGAGCGCACCGCCTACGACGGCGGGGCCTTCGGTGACGCCCCCACCAAGGGCGACCCCACGAAGACCGAGCGGCTGAAGTCCCACGATGGCACGACCGGCACCTACCAGGTGACCGGCACTACCAGCTACGATGCCTTCGGACGCCCGACCTCGCAGAAGGATCCGGTCGGTGCTACTACGACCACCGAGTACACCGATGCCAATGGTCTGATCTCGCAGACGAAGGTCACGAACGCCCTCGGGCACGTCGTTACCACCGACTACGCCCCGGCTTGGGGTCAGTCGGCCGGTCAGACCGACCCTAACGGGAAGCGCACCGATCTCGCCTACGACCCACTGGGTCGGCTGACTTCGGTGTGGATGCCGGACAGGGCCAAGTCCCAGACTCCGAGCATCAAGTACTCCTACACCGTTCGCCGGGATCTGCCGGTCGCCGTCAAGATCGAGAAGCTGGAGATCAGCGGCTCGTACGGGGCGGAGTACCAGCTCTACGACGGTCTGCTGCGTCCGCGGCAGAAACAGACGGAGGGCCCCGGCGGCACCCGGATGGTGGCCGATACTTTCTACGACGGCACCGGCAAGATCAGGAAAACCAACACCGACTACAACGCCACCGGCGCGCCATCCGATCAGCTGCTGATCGTCGCCAACGGCGAGGTTGGTGCTCAGCACCTGTACCAGTACGACGGACTTGGCCGCCCGACGGCCGAGATCTTCGCGGTCGCCGGTGTGGAGCAGTGGCGCACCACCATCGAACACGACGGCGACCGCACGCATGTCGACCCGCCGAAGGGCGGTGTGCCAACCACCACCATCACCGACGCCACCGGTCAGGTCACCGAGCTGCGTCACTACCACGGAGACGCGCCTACACCAGACGGACCGACAGGCCCGGGCACCGGGTATGACGCCACCAAATACAGGTACACCCCCGGCGGCGAGCTCGCGAAGGTTACCGACGCCCAGGACAATGTCTGGGAGTTCGAATACGACGTGATGGGCCGTAAGGTCAAAAGCGTCGACCCGGACACCGGCACCACCACGACTGCGTACGACGCGGCCGATCAGCCGGTGTCGACCACGGATGCGCGAGGTAAGAAGACCTCCCAGGTCTACGACGACCTCGGCCGGGTCACCAGCACATGGGAGGGTGAGCCTTCCACCGGCATCAAGCTGACCGAAACCCGCTATGACCGTAGTGGCTGGCTCGGTGAGGCCTGGGCCTCACTTCGCTATGTCAACGGCGGCAGCGAATATTACGCGACCGTCCATCAGTCGATGGACAACTTCTACCGCCCGCTGAAGACGGCCTACTCGGTGCCCAGCTCCGAGGGCGCTCTTGCAGGTACCTACACCTTCACTACGAGCTACAACCGGGACGGCACCGTCCAGGGAACAGGCATGCCCGCCGCCGGTAACCTCCCGGCAGAAGGCATCGTCTTTGGCTACGACGAACTGCAGCGCCCGACTTCCATGTCGGGCGATACGTCCTACGTCACCGACACCGTCTACTCCAACACCAGTCTGCTGCAGCAGCTGGAGTTGTCCACCGGCAGTGGTGAGAAGCAGTGGCAGACCTTCCGCTATGAAAAGGGCACCGAACGGCTGACCCGCTCCACAGTGGACCAGTCATCGGCCACCGACCCGCTGAAGGACAGCCACTACTCCTACGACCAGGCCGGTAACGTCCTGTCCATCGCGGACGCCGCAGGCGGATCGCCCGACGTCCAGTGTTTCGCCTACGACACCAGAAAGCGCCTCTCCGAGGCCTGGACCCCGCTGGCGAACGCGGAGACCGCAGCCGGCTCTGGTTCAGTCGGGGGGCAGCTCGGCGGCAGTACCCCGTCGGCATGTGACGCCGCTCCAGGAGCCCAAGCTCTAGGCGGCCCTGCGCCGTACTGGAAGTCGTACACGGTCGACGCCCTCGGTAACCGGACGAAGGAGGTCGTCCACGACACTGGTCTGGAGTCGGCCAAGGACATCACTCGCACCTACACCTACGGTGAGGGTGATGCCGGTCCGCATGCCGTCACCACGGTTGTGGAAAACACCCCGACCGGCGACCGCCAGTCCACCTACAACTATGACGCTAGTGGCAGTACCACAGAGCGGGTCTTGGGCGGCGACACCCAAACTCTGGAGTGGAATGCCGAGGGCAAGCTGAACAAGACCACCGAGGCCGATGGCAAAGAGACGACTTACGTCTACGACGCCGGGGGCAACCGGGTGGTGCGCCGGGACGAAACCGCTACGACGGTCTACCTCCCCGGTATGGAACTGAACCTGGTTAAGGGGTCGTCGGCAGTCGAAGCCACCCGTTACTACACGTATGCGGGAGATACCATCGCCATCCGTACGGATGACGGCAAGGTGTCGTTCCTGGCCTCCGACAATCAGGACACCGCCCAGCTGGCAACCGACGCCACTACTGGCGCGACCTCCCAACGCCGCTTCGACCCCTATGGGCTCGACCGCGGCGAGGCAACCGGCGTCTGGCCGGGGGAGAAGGGATTTGTCGGCGGCACAATCGACACCCAGACTGGGCTCACTCATATCGGGGCCCGTGAATACGACCCAGATCTGGGCCGGTTCATTTCAGTCGACCCGATCATTCACTACGACTCGCCGCAACAGATCAGCGGCTATGCCTACGCCAACAACAGCCCCGTCACACTGTCCGACCCGACCGGACTGGACGCGCAGTGCCAGGGCCCCAACACGATGCTTCTCGCCAAGTGCAGCAGCGGTGGCGCCATGGGAAACAGCTTCGGAGGCACCGTTGGAGGCGGGACTGCACCGCCTCAGAAGCAGGCTGTAACTGAATCCGAAAAGGAACTGGCAGGCGCGCAGAAGAAACTCGCCACGACAAAGAAGCAAGTCAAGAAGGCTGCCCAGAAAATTGTCCAAATCGCCATGGACATCATGGGTATCCCCGCAGCCATGGATTGTATATCCAGCGGTGACCTAGCCTCTTGCGGTGAGACCGCACTGAACGTCGCGGGCACCTTTGTCGGTGGCCTGGCGGGCAAGATTCTCGCCAAGTACGGCGTGCCCTGGAAATGGGCGGATGGTGCCAAGCTGGTCAAGCGGGTCTGGGGCCTGCTCGGTGACCTGGTCGGCGGCGCCAGGGACATGTGGAAGCAATCCAAGGCGGTCAACAAGGCCAAGAACAAACTTGCGGCTGCCAAGGAACAAGTAAGGAAGGTCACAGGCAAGGCAAACTGTCCCACCAAGCACAGCTTCCTGCCCGGCACCACCGTTCTTCTGGCCGATGGAACCAGTAAGCCGATTGAGGATGTCGAACTTGGCGACGAGGTCACCGTCACCGACCCGGAAACCGGCGAGACCACGACCCGCGAGATTGTCGGCACCATCGTCACGGAGGACGATAAGGACTTCGTCGACCTCACTGTCGCCACTGACGAAGGCTCCGCAGCACTGATCTCCACGACCACTCACCCGTTCTGGGTAGAGTCCGAGGACGAGTGGGTTGATGCGGGGCATCTCCGGTCGGGGATGCTCCTGCGCACGGACGAAGGCGAGACCGTCGAGGTCCAGGGCCTTCGCTACTTCGAGAAGCGCCAGCGCACGCATGACCTGACCGTGAGCGGCATCCACACGTACTATGTACTCGCGGGCGACACGCCGGTACTCGTTCACAACAGCAACTGCGCACCCGCATCGAAATACGATGACATCACCAAACCCAAGGCCCGCATGAAGAATGTGCGGACGGACGTCGGCCCCACGGAATTTGCAAAGAATCTTGAGGTCAACGGATGGGCCCGCGTCGAAAGGGGGCCGAACATCGAATATCAGAAGGATGGAGCACGGTACTTCCTGCGAGGCAAGGCCAAGACCGTCGAAGGGTGGACGGCGGACTACTACAGGCCGGGATCGAAGAAGCCCGACATCAAGATCAGGCTGGGGGAGGACTGA